A genome region from Nocardioides cynanchi includes the following:
- the kdpB gene encoding potassium-transporting ATPase subunit KdpB: MTELAAPGSPGARVGAGLLDPRLLVTQLPAACAKLDPRLMARNPVMFVVEVGAALSTVLAVVHPSVFAWLIVGWLWATVVFANLAEAVAEGRGKAQAASLRRSRQETTARLLVDGVEQPTGAAALKVGDLVVCESGDVIPSDGDVVEGIASVDESAITGESAPVIREAGGDRSGVTGGTRVLSDRIVVRITARAGETFLDRMIALVEGASRQKTPNEIALNILLASLTIVFLLAVVTLQPLATYSGAPQSGIVLVSLLVCLIPTTIGALLTAIGIAGMDRLVQRNVLAMSGRAVEAAGDVNTLLLDKTGTITLGNREAVEFLPLSGIDGQELADAAQLSSLADETPEGRSIVVLAKREHGLRDRSPGELTHATFVPFSAQTRMSGCDLSEDGHSREVRKGASSAVREWVREQDGVLPDELGRTVDAISSAGGTPLVVADHSPSGARVLGVIHLKDIVKNGMRERFDELRRMGIRTVMITGDNPLTAKAIADEAGVDDFLAEAKPEDKLALIRQEQEGGRLVAMTGDGTNDAPALAQADVGVAMNTGTSAAKEAGNMVDLDSNPTKLIEIVEIGKQLLITRGSLTTFSIANDVAKYFAILPAMFAPVYPGLDRLNVMQLASPSSAILSAVVFNALVIVALVPLALRGVRYTPSSAAAMLRRNLLVYGLGGLVVPFVGIKAIDLLVQFIPGIR, translated from the coding sequence ATGACCGAGCTCGCCGCTCCCGGCTCGCCCGGCGCCCGGGTCGGCGCCGGGCTGCTCGACCCACGCCTGCTGGTCACCCAGCTCCCGGCCGCCTGCGCCAAGCTGGACCCGCGGCTGATGGCCCGGAACCCGGTGATGTTCGTCGTGGAGGTGGGGGCCGCCCTCAGCACCGTGCTGGCCGTCGTACACCCGTCGGTGTTCGCCTGGCTCATCGTCGGGTGGCTCTGGGCCACCGTCGTGTTCGCCAACCTGGCCGAAGCCGTCGCCGAGGGCCGCGGCAAGGCCCAGGCCGCCTCACTGCGGCGCAGCCGTCAGGAGACCACGGCCCGGCTGCTGGTCGACGGTGTCGAGCAGCCGACCGGCGCCGCAGCGCTGAAGGTCGGCGACCTCGTGGTCTGCGAGAGCGGCGACGTGATCCCCAGTGACGGCGACGTCGTCGAGGGCATCGCCAGCGTCGACGAGTCCGCGATCACCGGCGAGTCCGCCCCGGTGATCCGGGAGGCCGGCGGAGACCGTTCCGGGGTCACCGGCGGCACCCGCGTCCTGTCAGACCGGATCGTGGTCCGGATCACCGCCAGGGCGGGGGAGACCTTCCTGGACCGGATGATCGCCCTGGTCGAGGGAGCGTCCCGGCAGAAGACCCCGAACGAGATCGCGCTGAACATCCTGCTGGCGAGCCTCACCATCGTCTTCCTGCTCGCCGTGGTGACGCTCCAGCCGCTGGCGACCTACAGCGGCGCGCCCCAGTCGGGCATCGTGCTCGTCTCGCTCCTGGTGTGCCTGATCCCGACCACGATCGGTGCGCTCCTCACCGCGATCGGGATCGCGGGCATGGACCGGCTCGTCCAGCGCAACGTCCTGGCGATGTCGGGCCGGGCCGTGGAGGCCGCGGGTGACGTCAACACCCTGCTGCTCGACAAGACGGGGACGATCACGCTCGGCAACCGCGAGGCCGTCGAGTTCCTGCCGCTCAGCGGGATCGACGGCCAGGAGCTGGCCGACGCCGCGCAGCTGTCCAGCCTCGCCGACGAGACGCCCGAGGGCCGCTCCATCGTGGTCCTGGCCAAGCGGGAGCACGGCCTGCGCGACCGGAGCCCTGGTGAGCTGACCCACGCCACGTTCGTACCGTTCAGCGCCCAGACCCGGATGAGCGGGTGCGACCTGTCCGAGGACGGCCACTCCCGCGAGGTCCGCAAGGGCGCCAGCAGCGCCGTCCGGGAATGGGTGCGCGAACAGGACGGCGTCCTGCCCGACGAGCTGGGCCGGACGGTGGACGCCATCTCGTCCGCCGGAGGTACGCCGCTCGTGGTCGCCGACCACAGCCCGTCGGGCGCGCGGGTGCTCGGTGTGATCCACCTCAAGGACATCGTCAAGAACGGCATGCGCGAGCGCTTCGACGAGCTGCGCCGGATGGGCATCCGGACCGTGATGATCACCGGCGACAACCCGCTGACGGCCAAGGCCATCGCGGACGAGGCGGGGGTCGACGACTTCCTCGCCGAGGCCAAGCCGGAGGACAAGCTCGCGCTGATCCGGCAGGAGCAGGAGGGTGGCCGGCTCGTGGCGATGACCGGCGACGGCACCAACGACGCCCCGGCTCTGGCGCAGGCGGACGTCGGCGTGGCCATGAACACCGGCACCTCGGCCGCGAAGGAGGCCGGCAACATGGTCGACCTCGACTCCAACCCGACGAAGCTGATCGAGATCGTGGAGATCGGCAAGCAGCTGCTGATCACTCGGGGGTCGCTGACGACGTTCTCCATCGCCAACGACGTCGCGAAGTACTTCGCGATCCTCCCGGCGATGTTCGCACCGGTGTACCCGGGCCTGGACCGCCTCAACGTGATGCAGCTCGCCAGCCCGTCGTCGGCGATCCTCTCGGCGGTGGTCTTCAACGCCCTGGTGATCGTCGCGCTGGTGCCGCTGGCCCTGCGTGGCGTCCGCTACACGCCGTCCTCGGCGGCGGCGATGCTGAGGCGCAACCTGCTGGTCTACGGCCTCGGCGGCCTGGTCGTCCCGTTCGTCGGGATCAAGGCGATCGACCTCCTCGTGCAGTTCATCCCCGGAATCAGGTGA
- the kdpC gene encoding potassium-transporting ATPase subunit KdpC, which yields MSMLRQTVAGVLLLLAFTVVLGLGYPLVMTGVGQVAFPGQADGSLVRLQGRDVGSSLIGQEFTGTRWFHSRPSAPSYDALASAGSNLGPNSPDLLEAVQQARAQVARQNGVAPGDVPPDAVTSSGSGLDPHISPAYADLQVARVARARGMSVTDVQQLVDDHTQGRILGFLGEPRVNVLELNLALAAATGG from the coding sequence ATGTCCATGCTCCGACAGACCGTTGCCGGCGTCCTCCTGCTGCTCGCGTTCACCGTGGTGCTCGGCCTCGGCTACCCGCTGGTGATGACCGGCGTGGGTCAGGTCGCCTTCCCCGGCCAGGCCGACGGCTCGCTGGTCCGGCTCCAGGGCCGCGACGTCGGGTCGTCCCTGATCGGGCAGGAGTTCACGGGAACGCGGTGGTTCCACTCCCGCCCCTCCGCGCCGTCGTACGACGCGCTGGCCTCGGCCGGCTCGAACCTCGGCCCGAACTCGCCCGATCTCCTGGAGGCGGTCCAGCAGGCCCGCGCCCAGGTCGCTCGTCAGAACGGCGTGGCTCCGGGCGACGTACCTCCGGACGCCGTGACCTCGAGTGGCTCCGGCCTGGATCCACACATCAGCCCGGCCTACGCCGATCTCCAGGTCGCCCGGGTGGCGCGGGCCAGGGGGATGAGCGTGACCGACGTCCAGCAGCTCGTCGACGACCACACGCAGGGGCGGATCCTCGGGTTCCTGGGGGAGCCGCGGGTCAACGTGCTCGAGCTGAACCTCGCGCTGGCCGCAGCCACGGGAGGATGA
- a CDS encoding DUF4118 domain-containing protein: protein MKRGRLRVYLGMAPGVGKTFAMLDEGRRRQGRGTDVVVGIVETHGRAHTAEQLEGLEILPRRRLDYRGTTFEELDLDALLARRPEVALVDELAHSNIPGTRNDKRWQDVDELLDAGIDVITTVNIQHLESLNDVVERISGVPQRETIPDEVVRRAEQIEIVDIAPEALQRRMAHGNIYPPERVDAALTNYFRVGNLSALRELALLWVAERVDEGLQRYRAAHGIDQPWEARERIVVALPGGPEGETLLRRAARIAARTTGSDLLALHVVKGDGLRADDPAALARQRHLVESMGGTWHQVVGDDVAVSVLAFAGAENATQIVLGVSSRGRWETFLSAEGVGARVIRLSGHIDVHLVSHEAARGPGLLPAVPLAGLTTALSPRRRLRATALAAVALPLLTLALTRVRGDNLPSDMLLFLGVVILVALAGGLWPALATAVVGTLLLNYYFTPPVHTFTIADQNNALALLVFVAVAALVSVLVERVVRRTTEAGRATAEATILAGLAGGILRGETSLDALLGRARETFGLAGVTLLQRDSTGEPWRPVASVGESEAGGAAEVPLGDLLLLRTSGGPVRPDDQRLLAAFAAHAAVVRERAELAGRAAEAVVVAEGDRTRAALLAAVSHDLRSPLAAAKAAVTSLRSDHVAWSDEARVELLANADESLDRLTRLIENLLDMSRLEAGALGFVLSPVALDEVVPLALDAIAAGPGAVVTDVPETLPEVVADPVLLERVLVNLLANALRHSPEGRPPLVAASCHAGRVELRVADRGPGVPHGDRERMFAPFQRLGDRDTSTGIGLGLALSQGLTRAMGGTLEPGDTPGGGLTMTVTLPVAGGARIHPEPE from the coding sequence GTGAAGCGCGGCCGGCTGCGGGTCTACCTGGGGATGGCGCCCGGGGTGGGCAAGACGTTCGCGATGCTGGACGAGGGGCGCCGCCGTCAGGGGCGTGGCACCGACGTCGTGGTGGGGATCGTCGAGACCCATGGCCGCGCGCACACGGCCGAGCAGCTGGAGGGACTCGAGATCCTGCCGCGCCGGCGGCTCGACTACCGGGGTACGACGTTCGAGGAGCTCGACCTCGATGCGCTGCTCGCGCGCCGGCCCGAGGTCGCCCTGGTCGACGAGCTGGCGCACAGCAACATCCCCGGCACCCGCAACGATAAGCGCTGGCAGGACGTCGACGAGCTCCTCGACGCCGGGATCGACGTGATCACCACGGTCAACATCCAGCACCTGGAGTCGCTCAACGACGTGGTCGAGCGGATCAGCGGGGTGCCGCAGCGCGAGACGATCCCGGACGAGGTTGTCCGCCGCGCCGAGCAGATCGAGATCGTCGACATCGCCCCCGAGGCGCTCCAGAGGAGGATGGCGCACGGCAACATCTATCCGCCGGAGCGCGTGGACGCAGCACTGACCAACTACTTCCGGGTCGGCAACCTCTCGGCCCTGCGCGAGCTGGCGCTGCTGTGGGTGGCCGAGCGGGTGGACGAGGGCCTGCAGCGCTATCGCGCCGCCCATGGGATCGACCAGCCGTGGGAGGCCCGCGAGCGGATCGTCGTCGCGCTGCCCGGAGGGCCCGAGGGAGAGACCCTGCTGCGGCGGGCGGCCCGGATCGCGGCGCGGACCACGGGTTCGGACCTGCTCGCCCTCCATGTGGTCAAGGGGGACGGGCTCCGCGCGGACGACCCGGCCGCCCTGGCCAGGCAGCGCCACCTCGTGGAGTCGATGGGCGGCACCTGGCACCAAGTGGTGGGTGACGACGTCGCGGTCTCCGTTCTCGCGTTCGCCGGTGCGGAGAACGCGACCCAGATCGTGCTCGGCGTCAGCAGTCGGGGGCGCTGGGAGACCTTCCTGTCGGCCGAGGGCGTCGGCGCCCGGGTGATCCGGCTGTCCGGTCACATCGACGTGCACCTGGTCAGCCACGAGGCCGCGCGCGGGCCGGGGCTGCTGCCCGCGGTGCCACTGGCCGGACTGACCACGGCGCTGAGCCCGCGGCGCAGGCTCCGGGCCACGGCACTGGCAGCCGTGGCTCTCCCGCTGCTCACCCTCGCGCTCACCCGGGTCCGCGGCGACAACCTGCCGAGCGACATGCTGCTCTTCCTGGGCGTGGTGATCTTGGTCGCGCTCGCCGGGGGACTGTGGCCAGCGCTGGCCACCGCGGTCGTCGGCACCCTGCTGCTCAACTACTACTTCACCCCACCGGTGCACACCTTCACGATCGCGGACCAGAACAACGCGCTCGCCCTGCTGGTGTTCGTGGCCGTGGCCGCCCTGGTCTCGGTGCTGGTCGAGCGGGTCGTCCGGCGTACGACGGAGGCCGGCCGGGCCACTGCCGAGGCGACCATCCTGGCCGGACTGGCCGGGGGGATCCTGCGCGGCGAGACCTCCCTGGACGCACTGCTCGGTCGCGCCCGGGAGACCTTCGGTCTCGCCGGGGTCACGCTGCTCCAGCGGGACTCCACCGGGGAGCCGTGGCGTCCCGTCGCCTCGGTCGGCGAGTCGGAGGCCGGGGGAGCGGCCGAGGTGCCGCTCGGGGACCTGCTCCTGCTGCGCACGAGTGGAGGCCCGGTCCGACCCGACGACCAGCGCCTGCTGGCCGCCTTCGCGGCCCACGCTGCGGTGGTCCGGGAGCGGGCGGAGCTCGCCGGCCGGGCTGCCGAGGCCGTCGTCGTGGCCGAGGGCGACCGCACGCGGGCCGCCCTGCTGGCCGCGGTCAGCCATGACCTCCGGAGCCCGCTGGCGGCCGCGAAGGCCGCGGTCACCTCACTCCGCAGCGACCACGTCGCCTGGAGCGACGAGGCGCGAGTCGAGCTCCTCGCCAACGCCGACGAGTCGCTGGACCGGCTGACCCGGCTGATCGAGAACCTGCTCGACATGAGCCGGCTCGAGGCCGGGGCCCTCGGGTTCGTGCTGTCCCCGGTCGCGCTCGACGAAGTGGTGCCCCTGGCCCTGGACGCGATCGCGGCCGGACCGGGAGCCGTGGTCACCGACGTCCCCGAGACCCTGCCGGAGGTGGTCGCCGATCCGGTCCTGCTCGAGCGGGTCCTGGTCAACCTGCTCGCGAACGCGCTGCGTCACAGTCCCGAGGGACGGCCCCCGCTGGTCGCGGCGAGCTGTCACGCCGGCCGGGTCGAGCTGCGGGTGGCCGACCGCGGACCGGGGGTGCCGCACGGCGACCGGGAGCGGATGTTCGCTCCCTTCCAGCGTCTCGGCGACCGCGACACCTCGACCGGCATCGGCCTCGGGCTCGCCCTCTCGCAAGGACTCACCCGGGCGATGGGCGGCACCCTGGAGCCGGGCGACACCCCCGGCGGCGGGCTGACCATGACCGTGACGCTGCCGGTGGCCGGCGGAGCGCGCATTCACCCGGAGCCGGAATGA
- a CDS encoding response regulator, with the protein MTTVLVVDDEPQILRALVVNMRARGYDVHTAADGASALRVAGLHPPDLVVLDLGLPDMEGLEVIAGLRGWSTAPVIVLTGRTEQVQKIAALDAGADDYVTKPFGIEELFARMRAVSRRSHPEHAPEVRLGEWVVDLVAARVRPASGRGEDQKLTPKEWRILEILVRNPGRLVTKAQLLREVWGPSYESESHYLRLYLAQLRRKLEPDPSRPAYLLTETGMGYRFRPDDQVDCS; encoded by the coding sequence ATGACCACGGTCCTGGTGGTCGACGACGAGCCGCAGATCCTGCGTGCCCTCGTGGTCAACATGCGCGCGCGGGGGTACGACGTGCACACGGCCGCCGACGGAGCGAGCGCCCTGCGCGTGGCCGGCCTGCACCCGCCGGACCTCGTGGTGCTCGACCTCGGGCTGCCCGACATGGAGGGGCTCGAGGTCATCGCGGGGCTCCGCGGCTGGAGCACCGCTCCGGTCATCGTGCTGACCGGACGCACCGAGCAGGTCCAGAAGATCGCGGCGCTCGATGCCGGTGCGGACGACTACGTGACCAAACCGTTCGGGATCGAGGAGCTCTTCGCCCGGATGCGCGCGGTCTCGCGCCGCAGCCATCCCGAGCACGCGCCGGAGGTGCGGCTGGGGGAGTGGGTCGTCGACCTCGTGGCCGCGCGGGTCCGGCCGGCGTCCGGCCGCGGAGAGGACCAGAAGCTGACTCCCAAGGAGTGGCGGATCCTCGAGATCCTGGTCCGCAACCCCGGGCGGCTGGTCACCAAGGCCCAGCTGCTGCGCGAGGTCTGGGGGCCGTCGTACGAGAGTGAGAGCCACTACTTGCGGCTGTACCTCGCCCAGCTGCGCCGCAAGCTCGAACCCGACCCGTCGCGGCCGGCGTACCTGCTCACCGAGACGGGTATGGGCTACCGGTTCCGGCCCGACGACCAGGTCGACTGCTCCTGA
- a CDS encoding ABC1 kinase family protein produces the protein MSSPRRGAADRYAALVRLLIRHGRSDLVSGAGLDSYVADGEVPAGDVDRAEAFASDLEAMGPTYIKLGQLLSTRFDLLPPAYTTALSRLQDEVEPFPYPQVAELVAEELGSDIRHLFADFDVEPLAAASLGQVHRATLHSGREVAVKVQRPDAREDVAGDLKTLTTLATLADKRTDVGRTYGFERLLGEFERSLRLELDYRREARNLLRFGEITRGYDLLVVPAPVLDLTSGRVLTMDFIEGRKVTDVGPLGLMDIDARPMVEQLFSAYLRSILHEGFLHADPHPGNLLLTPDGRLAVLDLGMVVNVPPRIQQRVLRLLMAISDGNGEQVARVLADLGHPLEGYDAAAFRDDVTHLVSEALAEGAELQAGSVLVELSRLSGHHRLRPPAEMSMVGKALLNLDQTTLHLDPDFAPAEAIRGDVRELLRSGLATSPGDLVAAALDAKEFTSQLPRRANQILDALAEGEFQLRVDAMDEERLHIVLQRLANRLTLGLVIAATIVGAAMLMQVQTDQRIGGYPAIALVFFVLAVLGAVALAVWILVTDRKVAGTELRSRGDTRGP, from the coding sequence GTGTCCTCCCCCCGCCGCGGCGCCGCCGACCGCTACGCCGCTCTGGTCCGACTGCTCATCCGCCACGGGCGGAGCGACCTGGTCTCCGGCGCCGGGCTCGACTCCTACGTCGCGGACGGGGAGGTGCCCGCCGGCGACGTCGACCGCGCCGAGGCGTTCGCCTCCGACCTCGAAGCGATGGGGCCGACGTACATCAAGCTCGGGCAGCTGCTCTCGACCCGGTTCGATCTCCTGCCGCCGGCCTACACCACCGCGCTGAGCCGGCTGCAGGACGAGGTCGAGCCGTTCCCCTACCCGCAGGTCGCGGAGCTGGTCGCCGAGGAGCTCGGCAGCGACATCCGGCACCTCTTCGCGGACTTCGACGTCGAGCCCCTGGCCGCGGCCTCGCTCGGGCAGGTGCACCGGGCCACGCTGCACAGCGGCCGTGAGGTGGCGGTGAAGGTCCAGCGGCCCGACGCCCGCGAGGACGTCGCCGGGGACCTGAAGACCCTGACCACGCTGGCCACCCTCGCCGACAAGCGCACCGACGTCGGCCGCACCTACGGCTTCGAGCGCCTGCTGGGCGAGTTCGAGCGATCGCTGCGGCTGGAGCTCGACTACCGTCGCGAGGCGCGCAACCTGCTCCGCTTCGGCGAGATCACCCGCGGCTACGACCTCCTCGTGGTCCCCGCGCCGGTGCTCGACCTCACCAGCGGCCGGGTCCTGACGATGGACTTCATCGAGGGCCGGAAGGTCACCGACGTCGGGCCGCTCGGGCTCATGGACATCGACGCCCGGCCCATGGTCGAGCAGCTGTTCAGCGCCTACCTGCGCTCGATCCTGCACGAGGGCTTCCTCCACGCGGACCCCCACCCGGGCAACCTGCTGCTCACGCCCGACGGACGCCTCGCGGTCCTCGACCTGGGCATGGTCGTGAACGTCCCGCCGCGGATCCAGCAGCGGGTGCTCCGGCTGCTGATGGCGATCAGCGACGGCAACGGCGAGCAGGTCGCCCGGGTGCTCGCCGATCTCGGACACCCGCTCGAGGGGTACGACGCCGCGGCGTTCCGCGACGACGTCACCCACCTCGTGTCCGAGGCGCTCGCCGAGGGGGCCGAGCTCCAGGCCGGGAGCGTGCTCGTCGAGCTCAGCCGGCTCTCGGGCCACCACCGGCTCCGGCCGCCGGCCGAGATGTCCATGGTCGGCAAGGCCCTGCTCAACCTCGACCAGACCACCCTCCACCTCGACCCCGACTTCGCTCCGGCCGAGGCGATCCGGGGCGACGTGCGCGAGCTGCTCCGCAGCGGGCTGGCGACCTCGCCCGGTGACCTGGTCGCCGCCGCCCTCGACGCCAAGGAGTTCACCTCCCAGCTCCCCCGCCGGGCCAACCAGATCCTGGACGCGCTGGCCGAGGGCGAGTTCCAGCTCCGGGTGGACGCGATGGACGAGGAGCGGCTCCACATCGTGCTCCAACGGCTCGCCAACCGGCTCACCCTCGGGCTGGTCATCGCGGCGACCATCGTCGGCGCCGCGATGCTGATGCAGGTCCAGACCGACCAGCGGATCGGCGGCTACCCCGCCATCGCCCTGGTGTTCTTCGTGCTCGCGGTGCTGGGAGCGGTCGCCCTCGCGGTGTGGATCCTGGTCACCGACCGGAAGGTGGCCGGCACCGAGCTGCGGTCGCGCGGCGACACGCGTGGCCCCTGA
- a CDS encoding DUF1501 domain-containing protein produces the protein MTSAAPGGDCCPEYAALNRRSVLRGALALGGATFMVGSATVSASASSPTPASAVLVVLSLRGGADGLSLVVPYGDPGYYNARPTIAIPQGQLLAGTTDGFFGLHPKLAPLSAMWNAGSLAAIHATGLTVANRSHFSAMEEVEEADPGSSARIGWLNRLVSTNSDGSPLQGVGIVNGTPPTEISGPVPLMTIGSLDDASIAADDQWDTDPAGKRRRSLHTLWDHDRSALGVAVRSTLQATADLTPAVAAVDNSASYGGSHLGQALAAAARIIRGNVGTEVITVDQGDWDMHVDLGNLDGGQMLGNADDLATSLAAFFGDLGDQAGKVTLVTISEFGRRVLENGNRGLDHGWGNVMFVAGAGVKGGRYYVDQQQGWKPLSDDLESDLHVTTDYRNVLAEIVAARFGSPVSKVFPGLAPRTIGFMQGA, from the coding sequence ATGACCTCCGCCGCCCCGGGTGGCGACTGCTGTCCCGAGTACGCCGCGCTGAACCGGCGCAGCGTGCTGCGCGGTGCGCTCGCCCTCGGCGGCGCGACGTTCATGGTCGGCTCCGCCACGGTCTCGGCGTCGGCCTCCTCGCCCACGCCGGCCTCGGCGGTGCTGGTGGTGCTGTCGCTGCGCGGCGGCGCCGACGGCCTCTCCCTCGTCGTGCCGTACGGCGACCCGGGGTACTACAACGCCCGGCCGACCATCGCGATCCCGCAGGGCCAGCTGCTGGCCGGGACCACCGACGGCTTCTTCGGGCTCCACCCGAAGCTGGCTCCTTTGTCGGCCATGTGGAACGCCGGGAGCCTGGCCGCGATCCACGCCACCGGGCTGACCGTCGCCAACCGCTCGCACTTCTCCGCGATGGAGGAGGTCGAGGAGGCCGACCCTGGCTCGAGTGCCCGGATCGGCTGGCTGAACCGGTTGGTGTCGACCAACTCCGACGGCTCCCCGCTGCAGGGCGTGGGCATCGTGAACGGCACCCCGCCCACCGAGATCTCCGGACCCGTCCCGCTGATGACCATCGGCTCGCTGGACGACGCCTCGATCGCCGCCGACGACCAGTGGGACACCGACCCGGCGGGCAAGCGGCGCCGGTCGCTGCACACCCTGTGGGACCACGACCGCAGCGCCCTGGGGGTCGCCGTGCGGTCCACCCTCCAGGCCACCGCCGACCTCACTCCGGCGGTCGCCGCGGTCGACAACAGCGCGTCGTACGGCGGCTCGCACCTCGGGCAGGCCCTCGCCGCGGCAGCGCGGATCATCCGTGGCAACGTCGGCACCGAGGTGATCACCGTCGACCAGGGCGACTGGGACATGCACGTCGACCTCGGGAACCTCGACGGCGGCCAGATGCTCGGGAATGCCGACGACCTGGCCACCTCGCTCGCGGCCTTCTTCGGCGACCTCGGCGACCAGGCGGGCAAGGTCACCCTGGTCACGATCAGCGAGTTCGGCCGGCGCGTCCTGGAGAACGGCAACCGCGGGCTGGACCACGGCTGGGGCAACGTGATGTTCGTGGCCGGCGCGGGCGTCAAGGGCGGCCGGTACTACGTCGACCAGCAGCAGGGCTGGAAGCCGCTCAGCGACGACCTCGAGTCCGACCTCCACGTCACCACCGACTACCGCAACGTCCTGGCCGAGATCGTGGCCGCGCGCTTCGGGAGCCCCGTGTCGAAGGTCTTCCCGGGGCTGGCACCGCGGACGATCGGGTTCATGCAGGGGGCGTGA
- a CDS encoding DUF1800 domain-containing protein — MPSHPPATTPRTPGRRTVVAGAGLAVGAATLGSPALAATRPLLSTQARHLVGRFSYGVTPALAREVRGRGGARAWFDWQLSPGRISDRQGDALLGWFPHLSWSTSRIAAENDSGRVGGWEVMADYQNWLLLRRMKSRHQVLETMTEFWENHFNVPVSADGVYTYRKHYGDVIRARALDSFESLLQAVSVHPAMGMYLGNAVSDKDHPNENQGRELLELHTVGLAAGYDESDVVDSARILTGWRVDMWDTWAAFYDRGSHYRKPVHVLGFRSANGSGDGRKVTREYLHYLAHHPATAQHLAAKLAVAFVSDTPPASLVRHLAHVYLRHGTQIRPVLRALVDSSEFRHSVGEKIRDPENDLVATYRLMGVDVAKPTDPDRAAHQLLWQASTMGMMPMSWPAPNGQPIAGAAWASPSRVMGSMSTHYTMAGGWWPNKGIHYPKPTSWLPAPTTRFDHLVDHLARQILHRPASDTLQQACREAVATGGHEQVDKNHPVMLWLFPRLLTTFFDSPDFLRR, encoded by the coding sequence ATGCCGTCACACCCCCCGGCGACCACCCCTCGTACGCCGGGTCGCCGCACGGTCGTCGCCGGAGCCGGCCTCGCCGTCGGTGCCGCCACCCTGGGCTCCCCCGCCCTGGCAGCCACCCGGCCGCTGCTCTCGACCCAGGCGCGCCACCTCGTCGGGCGCTTCTCGTACGGCGTGACCCCGGCGCTGGCCCGCGAGGTGCGAGGCCGGGGTGGGGCTCGTGCCTGGTTCGACTGGCAGCTCTCGCCGGGCCGGATCTCCGACCGCCAGGGTGACGCGCTGCTCGGCTGGTTCCCGCACCTGTCCTGGTCGACGTCGCGGATCGCGGCCGAGAACGACAGCGGTCGCGTGGGCGGCTGGGAGGTGATGGCGGACTACCAGAACTGGCTGCTGTTGCGCCGGATGAAGAGCCGGCACCAGGTGCTCGAGACGATGACGGAGTTCTGGGAGAACCACTTCAACGTCCCGGTCAGCGCGGACGGCGTCTATACCTACCGCAAGCACTACGGCGACGTGATCCGTGCGCGGGCCCTCGACTCCTTCGAGTCGCTGCTCCAGGCCGTCTCGGTGCACCCGGCGATGGGGATGTACCTCGGCAACGCCGTCTCCGACAAGGACCACCCGAACGAGAACCAGGGCCGCGAGCTGCTCGAGCTGCACACCGTCGGACTCGCCGCCGGGTACGACGAGAGCGACGTCGTCGACTCGGCCCGGATCCTGACCGGCTGGCGGGTCGACATGTGGGACACCTGGGCCGCGTTCTACGACCGCGGGTCGCACTACCGCAAGCCGGTGCACGTGCTCGGGTTCCGCAGCGCCAACGGCTCCGGCGACGGCCGCAAGGTCACCCGGGAGTACCTCCACTACCTCGCCCACCACCCCGCGACCGCGCAGCACCTGGCCGCGAAGCTCGCGGTCGCCTTCGTCTCGGACACCCCGCCGGCATCGCTGGTCAGGCACCTCGCCCACGTCTACCTCCGGCACGGGACCCAGATCCGGCCGGTGCTGCGCGCCCTGGTGGACTCGTCGGAGTTCCGGCACTCGGTCGGCGAGAAGATCCGCGACCCGGAGAACGACCTCGTGGCGACGTACCGGCTGATGGGGGTCGACGTCGCCAAGCCGACCGACCCGGACCGGGCCGCCCATCAGCTGCTGTGGCAGGCCAGCACGATGGGGATGATGCCGATGTCGTGGCCGGCACCCAACGGGCAGCCGATCGCCGGCGCCGCCTGGGCGTCCCCGTCGCGGGTGATGGGCTCGATGAGCACCCACTACACGATGGCCGGCGGCTGGTGGCCGAACAAGGGGATCCACTACCCGAAGCCCACGTCCTGGCTGCCCGCACCGACGACGCGGTTCGACCACCTGGTCGACCACCTGGCGCGGCAGATCCTGCACCGGCCGGCGAGCGACACCCTGCAGCAGGCGTGCCGGGAGGCGGTGGCGACCGGCGGGCACGAGCAGGTCGACAAGAACCATCCGGTGATGCTGTGGCTGTTCCCGCGGTTGCTGACCACCTTCTTCGACTCTCCCGACTTCCTTCGGCGGTGA